The genomic region GGAGCCTCCAGATTGTATTTATGAGTTTGTGTCTGTTCATTGGTCCAAAACTAGACCTATAACTTCTGTTCCCAGGTTTGAGGTAAAAAACCGTGTtgttggaccattctctgtaaactttACTGTCTGTATCTCCGCGATATATGGAGAGTATAATAATGTATTACAGATGATTCAGAGCTTTGAAATGTACAAACTACTTGGAGCAAATAGAGTAACAATTTATAAGAACGGATGCCATGAGAATGTTGAGAAGGTCTTACAATATTATGTTAAGGAAGGGTTCCTAGATGTAGTAACTTGGCCAATAGACAGATACCTGCGGACGTCTAACAAATGGCTACAATCTAGAGATCCTAAAAGTCAAGTTGGTTATTATGGTCAATCTGCAGTGCTAAATGATTGCATGTATAGAAACATGTATAGAAGTAAATTTGTTCTTCTCAATGACATTGATGAAATTATTCTTCCAACAAAACACCTTGACTGGGAATCTCTCATGTCCACTCTTCAGGAAAAATATCCACAAACCAGTGTCTTCCGTATAGAAAATCATTTTTTTACAAGATTTCTTAATGATTCAGAGGGTGACATGTGGAACGATATTCCTGGGGTCAATATCCTTCTTCATACTTccagactacctattaacccagcTATATTCAACAGTCGTAAAATGATAATTAATCCAAGGCAGGTTTTTCAAACATCGATTCATAAAGTTTTGAAGGCTGATGGAAAATCCACTGATGTTTCTATTGATGATGTGATTCTTTTTCATTGTAAAAACATAGGTCAACCCAAACTTGCTAATGAGACTCTCATTGAAGACAACACAATTGTGAGATACCATAACCGTTTGGAGCAGAAAGTGGATAATGCAATTCATAACATTCATTGGATGCACAAGTGTTGGAAATTCTTTGGTTATTATCTTAAGTGTCACATGTAGAATAACTTGTATTTATGGCACTTTGTAATGCAGATGTTCTCAAGTAATCCAATCTGATCTACCAGTTGCTATCCAAGGACTGATAAGTAGCTCTCAAGCTTGATCTGCCTTTTATGACTACAACTAGCAGCAATCAATCATATGTTTATAAATGTGCTTTATAGAAGTACCACCTTTATTTATTAACTTGCAAAGACCTCCAAATCTCAATTAACCTTACCAGGTCTAGCAACTAACCTTAACGCCAACTACACAAAAACATCCAAGCTTCCTTCACCGTAAATGCCCTTGCAAAGCTTTCTCTTACATAATCCCCTTAATCACCAGTTTCCTCAAGGCTAAGCCTTCAAGATTAAACCATTGATTTTGAACAATTTTGCAGTGCTCTTAAAATTATATAAATGATGAAGTATTGTCCTtttcattacaataaaaaaaaatccttgtttTACAGTGAAAAGAGGATGGAGTGCCTGATGTCATACGCAATAAGAAAGTATCCAGGCATCCAGTATCCAGGCAGAGGCGCCTACTTATTTCTCCATTATTGTTTGAAGTGATGATGATTGAGGGATAAAATTTCTGACTCATACAGTATCTTGGCTCACATATCAAAAATTGGAGAGTCTTTCCtttcagttaaggggttaaaccccccTTTAAGATGGGGGTGGCTAATGTAAAATtgaaaaagtttaaagtaaaaagattgtgtgagagagtgaaACCTCTTAACATTTAACATCCCAATGTTCTttgcatacaggaaaatgttatttttattgtaaatatatatctctatgtgtatctatatatacatctatacctgtatatacctatacattaacagaattaaatatatatagaaatattttttttctgtgttaatgcACTACCCTTTACGCGAGGGTTTCAGTCTCTCTAACCACACAATCATCAAATGTGATTGTGCTctcgtgatcacgtttactttcaacagttagcgcaccacttgtaatctaaccctgtgTTTCTTTAAAATAGTATTAGCTCCAAAGGAACACTCTGCATTAAACTAAGGACTTGCAGATAGCCATAGAAATGTTGTGTCTATTAGGTGGACTTTAAGGCACTTCAAAGCAACCCAAGCGCTTATAAATATTCATTAAAGGTGCATAAAATATCGGATCACATTGTAAGTTAGCTGTGGCTAAAGTGATCTCCTGATGGAGCCATAAGATTATTGAACACAATGTGTTATCTGTTTGTCGCCTCTAATGATAAATGAGGGATATAATCAGGaatcctgctctttcaaataagtGGCCTTGTGTCCATCCAGCTGCCATGTCATTGTCATAATAATGAGAGGTCACAACGTTTCTCCTTATTTGGATGTTATGGTGATTATAAAGaggtttaggggccgaattatctgtccgacatgatccgctcagaggatcaagtccaacagacatcgctgattgcagacagcatacgctgtcggcatttaacactgcacaagctgttgatatatacacactgtgtatatatatacactttaaaaataattttaatattgagtACCATGTTTTAAAAGAGTTAATATGGTACATggcaaagtgtgtatgtgtgtatatacacatataaaaatataaatacacatgaatacactaatacacacacacacacacacatatatatatatatatatatatatatatatatatatacacatataaaaatataaatacacatgaatacactaatacacacacacatatatatatatatatatatatatacacatataaaaacataaatacacatgtatacactaatacacacacacacacacatatatatatatatatacacacacacacacatatatatatatatatatatatatatatatatacacatataaaaatataaatacacatgtatacactaatacacacacacatatatatatatatatatatatatatatatatacacatataaaaatataaatacacatgaatacactaataaacacacacacacatatatatatatatatatatatatatatatatatatatatatatatatatatatatatatatatacatataaacaagaaaactcagacccttattactccagcacccaaccatgtcaggaaaaatatatgcttttaaacaaggaAAGATTTAGGAGcaaataatacacatactattgGAAAATGCgtttaaaaggatttatatattgatttcgGCATAACAATAATTcgtaagcatgacccccaaatattcataaagttcaaagtccacaacccgggttgttaagtGGAAATAGGTAAGTTGGTCCATTCATTGACCAGTATTGATTTATTTCAAAATGCCTGATTAATGGCACATTTGTAATTCCAGAGATGGAAAGCAACGTTAATGCAAGGACAGCACCAATTATTATGTAACACTGACACTGTAGGTTTtaaacttgtatcttcgtactcccaatgcaaattgtaactgtatcacaaatagcagaaaaaagtggcaacttttccataccagaGGTATAAtaaaacaagtacctgcttcctcggtgTTCCGTCAGTGACGTATTATGGtgtcatatctacctgctcgttgcttccaatttTTGTTTTCAACCGGTTTAGGAGATATCACCTTTGTTTTTTCCTCCGTGCTTTCttggctctttctgtgcttctGCACGCCTTGGCTTACACCGGAGTATGATTTTGTTTGAAGGACAAGCAGCTACGCGCATTTCACCCggggtccattcgggcttcttccagccggaagaagcccgaatggaccccgggtgaaacgcgcgtagctgcttgtttgtttgtttggagcggtgcagcagcTGTGCACCGTCCAAAAAGCTGACCTTCAAACAAAATCATACTCCGGTGTAAGCCAAGGCGTGCagaagcacagaaagagccaaGAAAGCACGGAGGAAAAAACAAAGGTGATATCTCCTAAACCGGTTGAAAACAAaaattggaagcaacgagcaggtagatatgacaCCATAATACGTCACTGACGGAAcaccgaggaagcaggtacttgttttaTTATACCTCTACACGCAACacagaactgtcacagcgagtttaatgtggtatggaaaagttgccacttttttctgctatttgtgatacagttacaatttgcattgggagtacgaagatacaagtttaAAACCTACAGTGTCAGTGTTACATAATAATTGGTGCTGTCCTTGCATTAACGTTGCTTTCCATctctgggattacaaatgtgccattAATCAGGCATTTTGAAATAAATCAATACTGGTCAATGAATGGACCAACTTACCTATTTCCacttaacaacccgggttgtggactttgaactttatgaatatttgggggtcatgcttacgAATTATTGTTATGCcgaaatcaatatataaatccttttaaacGCATTTTCcaatagtatgtgtattatttgCTCCTAAATCTTtccttgtttaaaagcatatatttttcctgacatggttgggtgctggagtaataagggtctgagttttcttgtttatatgtatattaattaaatacccttacccgtgcactatactgagaagtgtggtcctatataggacacacTATATTTTATCTCAGTATACTAAACTGTGAAATTTATTAAACTAGTGGTGCtggcacaaaatatacatatatatatatatatatatacacatataaaaatataaatacacatgaatacactaataaacacacacacacacacatatatatagttttccaggaagagactgcactcactgggcttgtataaaaaatagcttttattcaGTGGAGGCTCCTTCATTGGGACGGCAGGGACAGCGCCCCCAAAGTGAAAATTTTAGGAAAAAATAAAACacccgcctagattacgagttttgtcggtaaggctgtgcggtgctaacgagcattttattctcaccactcacttaagacaacgctggtattacaggtttttacaaacccggcgttagccgcaaaaaagtgaacggagagcaaaatttagctccacatctcacctcaataccagcgctgcttacgttagcggtaagcagataaaacgtgctcgtgcacgatttccccatagagattaatggggctgagctggctgaaaaaagtctaacacctgcaaaaaagcagtgtaaagctcctaacacagccccattgattcctatggggaaataaaagttatgtctacacctaacaccctaacatgaaccccgagtttaaacacccctaatcttacacttattgacccctaatctgccgcccccgacatcgccacaacctactttatattattaacccctaatctaccgcttttacattatatttattaacccctaatctgccaccccaatgtcaccgcaacctacctacacttattaaccctaatctgccgcccccaacgtcgccgccactataataaagttattaacccctaaacctaagtctaaccctaaccctaacacccccataacttaaatataatttaaataaatctaaataaatattactatcattaactaaattatttctatttaaaactgaatacttagctataaaataaaccctaaactagggtttaattttattttacaggcaactttgtatttattttaactaggtacaatagttattaactatttaataactacctaattaaaataaatacaaatttacctgtaaaataaatcataacctaagttacaattacacctaacactacactataattaaattaattacctaaactaaatacaattaaatacaattgaaaaaaattatctaaagtacggaaaaaaaacactagattacagaaaataaaataagtacaagtttgttaaactaattacacctaatctaatcccctaataaaataaaaaagccccccaaaataataaaaatccctaccctatactaaattacaaatagcccttaaacgggccttttgcggggcattgccccaaagtaatcagctattttacctgtaacaaaaaatacaataccccccaccaacattaaaacccaccacccacacacccaaccttactctaaaacccacccaatccccccttaataaaacctaacactaaccccttgaagatcactctaccttgagaattcttcacccacccgggccaaagtcctcaacgaagccggccgaagtggtcctccagacaggcagaagtcttcatcgaagct from Bombina bombina isolate aBomBom1 chromosome 2, aBomBom1.pri, whole genome shotgun sequence harbors:
- the LOC128647615 gene encoding beta-1,4-galactosyltransferase galt-1-like, translated to MSFGLLIHLFTKPDYLNVKKREDHGMSIQSITALGDNKTYIISAYYDSRRSKSVRVLAIIHESVKELYCWFHCAYKDHVLVTAQIDLHQDRFGFRYGTADLLCEEPPDCIYEFVSVHWSKTRPITSVPRFEVKNRVVGPFSVNFTVCISAIYGEYNNVLQMIQSFEMYKLLGANRVTIYKNGCHENVEKVLQYYVKEGFLDVVTWPIDRYLRTSNKWLQSRDPKSQVGYYGQSAVLNDCMYRNMYRSKFVLLNDIDEIILPTKHLDWESLMSTLQEKYPQTSVFRIENHFFTRFLNDSEGDMWNDIPGVNILLHTSRLPINPAIFNSRKMIINPRQVFQTSIHKVLKADGKSTDVSIDDVILFHCKNIGQPKLANETLIEDNTIVRYHNRLEQKVDNAIHNIHWMHKCWKFFGYYLKCHM